A stretch of the Thunnus thynnus chromosome 7, fThuThy2.1, whole genome shotgun sequence genome encodes the following:
- the LOC137185911 gene encoding sodium channel subunit beta-2-like isoform X2, producing the protein MSSRAQERSSVVQLVSSVLPLLLLSLSGCSSMDVVVASNINALNGTTVKITCTFTSCYKMDINKFAMNWTYQESRNDTEEMFMTYYKKKGMVPLRSDRFGERVTFAGNLDKNDLSITLSDVQLEDEGIYNCYVRNPPDRIQGRGIIELHVVTELPPPRDSTIAVAIGASVGGALALLILSMVIVKCLRRHRKQELISEEKMEEEGKLEAEGVAEEGTK; encoded by the exons atgtctTCCCGCGCGCAGGAGAGGAGCTCTGTCGTCCAGCTGGTGAGCTCggtgctgccgctgctgctgctctcgcTCTCTG gtTGTTCAAGCATGGATGTTGTTGTGGCCAGTAACATAAATGCACTGAATGGAACAACTGTGAAAATCACCTGTACATTCACCTCCTGCTATAAGATGGATATCAACAAGTTTGCCATGAACTGGACCTACCAAGAATCACGCAACGATACAGAGGAGATG TTCATGACGTACTATAAGAAAAAAGGAATGGTACCTCTGCGTTCAGATCGGTTTGGAGAGAGGGTGACGTTTGCCGGGAACCTGGATAAGAATGACCTGTCAATCACCCTATCAGATGTTCAGCTGGAGGATGAGGGGATTTACAACTGCTATGTGAGAAACCCCCCAGACCGCATCCAGGGACGCGGTATCATAGAGCTCCATGTTGTTACTGAAC tTCCCCCTCCGAGGGACTCAACCATTGCAGTTGCGATTGGGGCGTCCGTGGGCGGAGCATTAGCTCTGTTGATTCTTTCCATGGTGATAGTGAAATGTCTTCGTCGACACCGGAAACAGGAACTAATTTCGGAGGaaaagatggaggaggagggaaaactGGAGGCTGAAGGTGTCGCAGAGGAGGGAACCAAGTAA
- the LOC137185911 gene encoding sodium channel subunit beta-2-like isoform X1, translating into MSSRAQERSSVVQLVSSVLPLLLLSLSGCSSMDVVVASNINALNGTTVKITCTFTSCYKMDINKFAMNWTYQESRNDTEEMFMTYYKKKGMVPLRSDRFGERVTFAGNLDKNDLSITLSDVQLEDEGIYNCYVRNPPDRIQGRGIIELHVVTELPPPRDSTIAVAIGASVGGALALLILSMVIVKCLRRHRKQELISEEKMEEEGKLEAEGVAEEGTKQP; encoded by the exons atgtctTCCCGCGCGCAGGAGAGGAGCTCTGTCGTCCAGCTGGTGAGCTCggtgctgccgctgctgctgctctcgcTCTCTG gtTGTTCAAGCATGGATGTTGTTGTGGCCAGTAACATAAATGCACTGAATGGAACAACTGTGAAAATCACCTGTACATTCACCTCCTGCTATAAGATGGATATCAACAAGTTTGCCATGAACTGGACCTACCAAGAATCACGCAACGATACAGAGGAGATG TTCATGACGTACTATAAGAAAAAAGGAATGGTACCTCTGCGTTCAGATCGGTTTGGAGAGAGGGTGACGTTTGCCGGGAACCTGGATAAGAATGACCTGTCAATCACCCTATCAGATGTTCAGCTGGAGGATGAGGGGATTTACAACTGCTATGTGAGAAACCCCCCAGACCGCATCCAGGGACGCGGTATCATAGAGCTCCATGTTGTTACTGAAC tTCCCCCTCCGAGGGACTCAACCATTGCAGTTGCGATTGGGGCGTCCGTGGGCGGAGCATTAGCTCTGTTGATTCTTTCCATGGTGATAGTGAAATGTCTTCGTCGACACCGGAAACAGGAACTAATTTCGGAGGaaaagatggaggaggagggaaaactGGAGGCTGAAGGTGTCGCAGAGGAGGGAACCAA ACAGCCATAG